A region of Carassius auratus strain Wakin chromosome 41, ASM336829v1, whole genome shotgun sequence DNA encodes the following proteins:
- the LOC113060138 gene encoding cation-dependent mannose-6-phosphate receptor-like produces the protein MLLSLRTIAPLFVLLTGVQAAFITDNCKLISDSESEKNALHLLEPLTNQTFTTEGKEQDYSYIFQVCGDAGGLKDAGLVQKEKKGEKLVRIGNYTKTRAIRGSDWVLLFYEGGENYDTHCSKEPRRAMIMISCSTSTKNDFTVVLEDNQKQQGCYYLFELDSSAVCPLIPSKLSAGSIFLIIVLCCLAVYITGGFLYQRLLVGAKGVEQFPNYAFWSEFGNLTADGCDFVCRSRGNREEPPTYRGVGTDPLGEEPEERDDHLLPM, from the exons ATGTTGCTGTCTCTGAGAACAATCGCTCCTCTTTTCGTACTACTTACTGGAGTGCAAGCTGCGTTCATCACGGACAACTGCAAGCTGATTTCAGATAGCGAGTCTGAGAAAAATGCACTCCATTTACTGGAGCCTCTAACCAATCAAAC CTTCACCACGGAAGGAAAGGAGCAGGATTACTCATATATTTTCCAGGTGTGTGGAGATGCTGGTGGACTAAAGGATGCAGGTCttgtgcagaaagaaaaaaaaggagaaaagctGGTCCGAATTGGGAACTACACCAAAACACGTGCTATCAGAGGAA GTGACTGGGTTCTGCTCTTCTATGAAGGGGGAGAGAATTACGACACCCACTGTTCAAAAGAGCCAAGAAGAGCAATGATTATGATTTCATGCAGCACAAGCACAAAG aATGATTTTACAGTGGTTTTGGAGGACAATCAGAAGCAACAGGGCTGTTATTACCTGTTTGAGCTGGACTCCAGTGCGGTCTGTCCTCTAATCCCATCCAAACTCAGTGCCGGCTCCATATTCCTTATTAT TGTACTCTGCTGCCTGGCTGTGTATATCACTGGTGGATTCCTCTATCAGCGACTGCTAGTTGGCGCCAAGGGAGTCGAACAGTTCCCTAACTATGCCTTTTGGTCAGAGTTCGGCAACTTAACTGCT GACGGATGCGATTTTGTCTGTCGTTCTCGAGGTAACAGAGAGGAGCCACCTACATACAGAGGTGTGGGTACTGACCCACTtggggaggagccagaggaaaGGGATGACCACTTACTTCCCATGTGA